Proteins from a genomic interval of Treponema brennaborense DSM 12168:
- a CDS encoding YifB family Mg chelatase-like AAA ATPase, with the protein MHIFSFSPFGYEGSLVTVEVDLRRGIPAIDMVGLADGAVRESRERMRAAVRNAGFEFPPERILISLSPADIKKEGAAFDLAIALAVLAAAKKLPCTCAETAAVLVMGELELSGKIRPVRGIYAAAATAAERGISRCIVPKANAAEAAAVPGMRVCAAGDVRQAFQALYDPKAFVSAGEQPPRSTGFPEFQETTAALEFADVKAQPFLVRGLQIAAAGRHNVLAYGAPGCGKTLALQRFPALLPLLTAEQSRPVTRIYSLAGLLPPDHAEITQAPFRMPHQSASMEGIAGGGILCRPGEISLAHNGVLFLDEAFEFKQSVLQTLRVPLESGRITLSRAGRTTTYPAQFQLLAAANPCPCGNFGIPGKICLCSARTVEQYWKKFSAPLLDRMDMRIPVFPADGTECRSTAELRVQIAQAAAIQNDRQGKSNANLLPEELQRYCPQTGPAKRLLETATRTYRFSLRAVSACLKLARTIADMQREDIITETHIREAITYRKNEGGLHTELYADSE; encoded by the coding sequence ATGCACATATTCAGTTTTTCACCGTTCGGTTACGAAGGAAGTCTGGTAACCGTCGAAGTAGACTTGCGGCGCGGTATTCCCGCGATCGATATGGTGGGACTTGCCGACGGAGCCGTACGCGAATCGCGGGAGCGAATGCGCGCAGCTGTCCGGAACGCGGGATTCGAGTTTCCGCCCGAACGGATTCTTATCAGCCTGTCGCCGGCCGATATCAAAAAAGAAGGAGCCGCCTTTGATCTTGCAATCGCACTCGCCGTGCTTGCGGCCGCAAAAAAACTTCCCTGCACGTGCGCGGAAACGGCGGCGGTTTTGGTTATGGGCGAGTTGGAACTTTCGGGTAAAATCCGGCCGGTACGGGGAATATACGCGGCGGCGGCAACTGCGGCGGAACGCGGCATTTCGCGCTGTATCGTTCCGAAAGCGAACGCGGCGGAAGCGGCTGCCGTTCCGGGAATGCGCGTGTGCGCGGCGGGCGACGTGCGGCAGGCGTTTCAGGCACTCTATGACCCCAAAGCGTTCGTTTCCGCCGGTGAACAGCCGCCGCGGAGTACCGGATTCCCCGAATTTCAGGAAACGACGGCGGCTCTTGAATTCGCGGATGTAAAAGCGCAGCCGTTTTTGGTACGCGGACTGCAGATTGCCGCCGCCGGCAGACACAACGTGCTCGCGTACGGTGCGCCCGGCTGCGGTAAAACGCTCGCGCTGCAGCGGTTTCCGGCGCTGCTGCCGCTGCTGACCGCCGAACAGTCCCGGCCGGTTACCCGCATTTACAGTCTCGCGGGACTGCTTCCGCCCGACCATGCGGAAATCACGCAGGCGCCGTTCCGAATGCCGCATCAAAGCGCGAGCATGGAAGGAATCGCCGGCGGCGGAATTTTATGCCGTCCCGGAGAAATATCGCTCGCACACAACGGCGTGCTCTTTCTTGACGAAGCGTTTGAATTCAAGCAAAGCGTATTGCAGACACTGCGCGTACCGCTTGAAAGCGGCCGAATCACGCTGAGCAGGGCCGGCAGAACGACGACGTACCCGGCGCAATTTCAGCTGCTCGCCGCGGCAAACCCCTGCCCCTGCGGTAATTTCGGCATACCGGGAAAAATCTGTTTATGCAGCGCCCGCACGGTCGAACAGTACTGGAAGAAATTCTCGGCGCCGCTGCTCGACCGAATGGATATGCGGATTCCGGTGTTTCCGGCGGACGGAACCGAATGCCGGTCTACGGCGGAATTACGGGTGCAAATCGCCCAGGCTGCGGCGATTCAAAACGACCGGCAGGGAAAAAGCAACGCGAATCTGCTGCCGGAAGAACTGCAGCGTTACTGTCCGCAAACCGGTCCGGCGAAACGGCTGCTGGAAACGGCTACACGCACGTACCGTTTTTCACTCCGCGCCGTATCCGCCTGCCTGAAACTTGCCCGGACGATAGCCGATATGCAGCGTGAAGATATCATTACGGAAACGCATATACGGGAAGCGATAACTTACCGGAAAAACGAAGGAGGTTTGCATACGGAATTATACGCAGATTCGGAATGA
- a CDS encoding LacI family DNA-binding transcriptional regulator — MTKSGKPTIKDLAEKAGVSKTAVSFAFNSPERISSETYQRIMEIAEKMGYSPDPVARILAKRETKSIGILLPQSIPETFQNPYITEILRGIGSVCDREGLSILVLSPFKGIIAHTILNAAVDGLVIIGVTGTSDVHAVCRQRNMPYVTIDAGQSSDYVNVGIDDKSAARKLTEMLLEHGHRRICVCTLEPISTDLTDTASSETMQARRAGIFEAARHELAENAGAVYFVDTGATYERAYQIALQELKRKDRPTAVCCMAAIQAYGFYRAVRDVGLSIPEDVSVVTFDALPMSSVLYPQLTAVNQPGFEKGEAAAGLLVKLIAGEACRSVVLDSDIWAGNSVAAVNG; from the coding sequence ATGACAAAATCGGGTAAACCAACAATTAAAGATCTTGCGGAAAAAGCAGGCGTTTCAAAGACGGCCGTTTCTTTTGCGTTTAATTCTCCTGAACGGATTTCGTCCGAAACGTATCAGCGAATCATGGAAATTGCCGAAAAAATGGGATATTCTCCGGATCCCGTGGCCCGTATTTTGGCAAAACGGGAAACGAAATCGATCGGCATTCTTCTGCCGCAGTCGATTCCCGAAACGTTTCAGAATCCGTATATTACCGAAATTCTCCGCGGAATCGGATCCGTGTGCGATCGCGAAGGGCTGTCCATATTGGTGTTGTCACCGTTCAAGGGAATAATTGCCCATACGATACTGAACGCCGCCGTCGACGGACTGGTGATTATCGGTGTTACGGGAACGAGCGACGTTCACGCCGTGTGCCGCCAGCGGAATATGCCGTACGTTACTATCGACGCCGGGCAAAGTTCCGATTACGTTAACGTCGGTATCGACGATAAAAGCGCCGCCCGGAAGCTGACGGAAATGCTGCTTGAACACGGGCACCGGCGCATCTGCGTTTGTACGCTGGAACCCATTTCCACCGATTTGACGGATACCGCTTCATCGGAAACGATGCAGGCCCGCCGGGCGGGGATTTTTGAAGCGGCGCGGCACGAACTTGCCGAAAACGCCGGCGCCGTTTATTTTGTGGATACCGGTGCAACGTACGAGCGGGCGTATCAGATCGCCTTGCAGGAATTGAAGCGGAAAGACCGTCCGACAGCCGTCTGCTGTATGGCGGCCATTCAGGCGTACGGATTTTACCGAGCCGTGCGGGACGTGGGGCTTTCCATTCCGGAAGACGTGTCGGTGGTTACGTTCGACGCTTTGCCGATGAGTTCCGTCCTGTATCCGCAGCTGACGGCGGTAAATCAGCCCGGATTTGAGAAAGGTGAAGCAGCCGCCGGTCTGCTGGTTAAACTGATCGCGGGAGAGGCGTGCCGTTCCGTAGTGCTCGATTCCGACATATGGGCCGGTAATTCCGTTGCGGCGGTAAACGGCTGA
- a CDS encoding PHP domain-containing protein, with amino-acid sequence MIDLHTHSTASDGSLPPSELISYAAAKGIRVLALTDHDTDSGLTEAADAASRADVTFVPGIELNVSWPTGEFHLLGLGLQHTDPALARIIAFLQEGRKNRNSQIIEKMKNDGFDVSLTELQSAYPGAIIGRPHIAEYFVRQKICKNRQQAFDTYLGKGRPYYVERTGADLDDAIGAVCKSGGIPVLAHPLSLYVSWGKMEPVLAELKERGIQGLEAFHPGARKTEALRLEELARKLGFFVTAGSDFHGENVRKDRKIGHSSGAEKISDRFWTEELEPRLGSARH; translated from the coding sequence ATGATTGATTTACACACCCATTCAACCGCGTCGGACGGCAGCCTTCCGCCGTCCGAATTGATTTCATACGCGGCGGCAAAAGGTATACGCGTTTTAGCACTCACGGATCACGATACCGATTCAGGACTTACCGAAGCGGCGGACGCGGCAAGCCGGGCAGACGTTACGTTCGTCCCCGGTATCGAACTGAACGTTTCATGGCCCACCGGGGAATTCCATCTGCTCGGTTTGGGACTGCAGCACACCGATCCGGCACTTGCACGCATTATCGCCTTTTTGCAGGAAGGCCGAAAAAATCGGAATTCGCAGATCATAGAAAAAATGAAAAACGACGGATTCGACGTTTCACTTACCGAACTGCAGAGCGCATATCCCGGCGCGATTATCGGCAGACCGCATATCGCCGAATATTTCGTTCGGCAAAAAATATGCAAAAACCGGCAGCAGGCGTTCGATACGTACTTGGGCAAAGGCCGGCCGTATTACGTGGAACGGACCGGAGCCGATTTGGACGACGCTATCGGTGCCGTCTGCAAGTCGGGCGGCATTCCGGTGCTCGCACATCCGCTGTCTTTGTACGTTTCATGGGGCAAAATGGAACCGGTTCTTGCGGAGTTGAAAGAACGCGGCATACAGGGACTGGAAGCGTTTCATCCCGGAGCGCGCAAAACCGAAGCGCTCCGGCTTGAAGAACTGGCGCGGAAACTCGGCTTTTTCGTTACCGCCGGAAGCGATTTCCACGGAGAAAACGTCCGCAAAGACAGAAAAATAGGACATTCCAGCGGCGCGGAAAAAATCTCCGATCGGTTCTGGACTGAAGAGCTGGAGCCGCGTCTCGGCAGTGCCCGGCACTGA
- a CDS encoding Crp/Fnr family transcriptional regulator, with product MPKATPFTKGSIIYFSGDKDERIFILQKGMILLTSADIETGNPVTEHIREGEFFGVKSALGHSPREETATVLTDSITISMTVAEFEKLFSSNKQIIMKMLRVFSNQLRAVHKKSESILSSGKEVNVQNGMLAVAQSFYDEEQYRSCCDVCLKFLKLYATSAAKDQVVRLYADAKLRMDKMQHRVNRIEETTTADMSGAMKQFSLPAFARFAKTFEPGSVIISEYEPGQTFYLIQSGSVQLVKCANGSRKNLDILRPGEFFGEMAILENSPRSATCVAIDTVEVLEFNKENFEVLITGNPQIALILLKLFCKRIYDQKRRLRILVISDLSARIADVFLMFDEMTPPVNPNDKVRRFSLTIPDISHWAGLPLEAVRDEVNKLVEKRKIEVFDNYIIVNNIVDMKRLVDSRRTQRAS from the coding sequence ATGCCCAAAGCTACACCCTTTACGAAAGGTTCGATTATTTATTTTTCGGGCGACAAAGACGAGCGGATTTTCATTCTGCAAAAAGGGATGATCCTGCTGACCAGTGCGGATATTGAAACCGGTAATCCGGTAACGGAGCATATCCGCGAGGGGGAATTTTTCGGCGTAAAATCGGCTTTAGGTCATTCTCCGCGCGAAGAAACGGCAACCGTTCTGACCGATTCCATTACGATTTCGATGACGGTGGCGGAATTTGAAAAACTGTTCAGCAGCAATAAACAGATCATCATGAAGATGCTCCGCGTGTTTTCCAATCAGCTGCGCGCCGTTCACAAGAAGAGCGAATCCATTTTGAGCAGCGGCAAGGAAGTGAACGTTCAAAACGGTATGCTCGCCGTTGCGCAAAGTTTTTACGATGAAGAGCAGTATCGTTCCTGCTGCGACGTTTGTCTGAAATTCTTGAAATTGTACGCGACTTCCGCAGCAAAAGATCAGGTTGTCCGATTGTATGCGGATGCAAAACTGCGTATGGACAAAATGCAGCACCGCGTGAATCGGATTGAAGAAACGACAACCGCCGATATGTCCGGCGCAATGAAGCAATTTTCGCTGCCTGCGTTTGCCCGGTTTGCCAAAACGTTCGAGCCGGGTTCCGTCATCATTTCAGAATACGAACCCGGACAGACGTTTTATCTGATTCAGTCCGGTTCCGTTCAGCTGGTAAAATGCGCGAACGGTTCGCGCAAAAATCTTGATATTCTGCGTCCCGGTGAGTTTTTCGGTGAAATGGCAATTCTTGAAAATTCACCGCGTTCGGCTACGTGCGTGGCGATCGATACGGTGGAAGTACTTGAATTCAATAAGGAAAACTTTGAAGTTTTGATAACGGGAAATCCGCAGATTGCGCTGATATTGCTGAAACTGTTCTGCAAGCGCATTTACGATCAGAAGCGGCGGCTGCGTATTTTGGTCATTTCCGATTTGTCGGCGCGCATTGCCGACGTGTTTTTGATGTTTGACGAGATGACTCCGCCGGTTAATCCGAACGATAAAGTGCGCCGGTTCAGTTTGACGATTCCCGATATTTCGCATTGGGCCGGTTTGCCGCTGGAAGCCGTGAGGGATGAAGTCAACAAACTGGTCGAAAAGCGTAAAATCGAAGTGTTTGACAATTATATTATTGTCAACAATATTGTGGATATGAAACGTCTTGTTGATTCCCGGCGGACTCAGCGAGCCTCTTGA
- a CDS encoding AraC family transcriptional regulator produces the protein MAFLFKENGFYDEKRFIISRKFLAEWCVHPLVKPLYVSGTGYIPEAVHHGVNRQEGVPGYLMLYCVSGCGIVELDSAKIPIQEKSVFCISPNTAYRLYADAETPWTLLWVHFDGTDVPLLPLNTDHPILIKSMQDDNRIQFYFIRLFDILSYSRLLDNFICASSILRIIICAVFFLERTPTDGIEDHYFALASRYMQDNLDKVLFLDEIAEHLHISKSCLNTVFKNKTGLAPMEYFINRKIQQACKYLRLTRLSVSEIAMKVGYTDQYYFSRLFKKATGVSPKGYRTKKENDHLFYFM, from the coding sequence ATGGCATTTTTGTTTAAAGAAAACGGTTTTTACGATGAAAAACGATTCATCATTTCGAGGAAGTTTCTGGCTGAATGGTGCGTGCATCCGCTAGTAAAACCGCTGTACGTGTCCGGAACCGGTTATATTCCCGAAGCCGTACATCACGGTGTAAACAGACAGGAAGGTGTTCCCGGTTACCTTATGCTGTACTGTGTTTCAGGGTGCGGAATCGTTGAATTGGATTCCGCAAAGATACCGATACAGGAAAAATCCGTATTCTGCATTTCGCCGAATACTGCGTATCGGTTATATGCGGATGCGGAAACGCCGTGGACGCTGCTGTGGGTTCATTTTGACGGAACCGACGTTCCGTTGTTGCCTTTGAATACGGATCATCCGATTCTGATTAAATCGATGCAGGATGACAACAGGATACAATTTTATTTCATCAGGCTTTTCGATATTCTCAGTTACAGCAGGCTGCTGGATAATTTCATTTGTGCGTCGAGCATATTGCGGATCATTATTTGCGCCGTTTTTTTTCTAGAAAGAACTCCTACTGATGGAATTGAAGACCATTATTTTGCGTTAGCCAGCCGATATATGCAGGATAATTTGGATAAAGTGCTGTTTCTTGACGAAATTGCGGAGCATCTGCATATTTCAAAAAGTTGTTTAAATACGGTTTTCAAAAATAAAACGGGTCTTGCTCCGATGGAATATTTTATAAATCGAAAGATCCAACAAGCGTGTAAATATCTGCGGCTGACCCGCTTATCCGTCTCTGAAATAGCAATGAAAGTCGGATATACGGATCAGTATTATTTTTCACGGTTGTTCAAAAAGGCAACCGGCGTTTCACCGAAAGGGTACCGAACAAAAAAAGAAAACGATCATTTATTTTATTTTATGTAA
- a CDS encoding methyl-accepting chemotaxis protein, which yields MRLSENQKSKKGKILYGFVAGMLICLTVVQVVQVRYLSVLEQKYSESAYETFCLQVVKSRAAQISMAARMYNAELRFFTDDKAVLSGSIPRIRALLAESGNFATEYFMSFGFIDMDGNLYLSNGAVRSVQDYPYFKVLVNGKLGSYVTEPYLLAGEVITIVARAAYDASGKLIGWITGCANVRVFESIIDAIHIGENSRAVILAGNGAVVAHTNSSLVFNTNYIAPADDSAVSETLARAAQNMVALQSGLASFADDRGRVCLFYSPIDGTEWSFGIEIPFSQIYEQSDRIHQVMLFVCIGIGAVLFLFSALFLAKALKPLKAVEKAIAGIAHGEADLKYRIDINRNDEVGRLVDGFNAFMAKLHEIVSNVKHSETDLIQVENQLRECVENSASSMIEITGNIDSVAKQIANQSAVVDQTVSSVTRITENIDMLESMIQEQVSGVTEASAAVEQMVGNTSAVSSTVEKMAGKFNELESSVTDGLHYQQSVNDAIVLIAQQSSALMEVNTVIADIADQTNLLSMNAAIEAAHAGDAGKGFSVVADEIRKLSETSAAQSRTIGNELKKILASIESVVRASEKSKEVFTAVSSHIRQTDEVIRQISSAMEEQQIGSKQILDSLRIMNDSTANVDSASKTMAAENESILAEIEMLQNTAASITCSTEEMTAGAACINSASSTLSDVAAAVSDSIQSIKTEIDTFKI from the coding sequence ATGAGATTGTCTGAAAATCAGAAATCTAAAAAAGGTAAAATCCTGTACGGATTTGTGGCGGGTATGTTGATCTGTTTGACTGTTGTTCAGGTCGTACAAGTCAGATATCTGTCAGTATTGGAGCAAAAATATTCGGAATCGGCATATGAAACTTTTTGTTTGCAGGTGGTAAAAAGCCGTGCCGCGCAGATTTCGATGGCTGCCAGAATGTATAATGCGGAATTGCGTTTTTTTACCGACGACAAGGCGGTACTTTCCGGCAGCATTCCACGCATCCGAGCGCTGCTGGCAGAAAGCGGAAATTTTGCGACTGAATATTTTATGTCCTTCGGATTTATCGATATGGACGGAAATCTTTATTTATCGAACGGTGCTGTTCGCTCGGTTCAAGACTATCCTTATTTCAAAGTGCTTGTGAACGGTAAACTTGGTTCATATGTAACCGAACCGTATCTTTTGGCAGGAGAAGTCATTACCATTGTTGCAAGGGCAGCTTACGATGCGTCGGGAAAACTGATAGGTTGGATTACCGGCTGTGCCAATGTACGTGTCTTTGAATCGATAATCGACGCCATTCACATTGGCGAAAACAGCCGCGCCGTTATACTTGCAGGAAACGGCGCGGTCGTTGCGCATACGAACAGCTCGCTCGTTTTCAATACGAATTACATTGCGCCGGCAGACGATTCCGCGGTAAGCGAGACTCTCGCTCGAGCTGCACAGAATATGGTCGCTTTGCAGAGCGGTTTAGCTTCGTTTGCAGACGACCGGGGCCGGGTGTGTCTGTTTTACAGCCCGATTGACGGAACTGAGTGGTCGTTCGGTATTGAAATACCGTTTTCGCAGATTTACGAACAGTCGGATCGTATTCATCAGGTGATGCTGTTCGTCTGCATCGGTATCGGCGCCGTACTGTTCCTTTTCAGTGCCTTGTTTTTAGCAAAGGCGCTGAAACCGCTGAAAGCAGTTGAAAAGGCCATTGCCGGCATTGCGCACGGCGAGGCCGATTTGAAATACCGGATCGATATAAACCGCAACGACGAAGTAGGGCGGCTCGTAGACGGGTTCAACGCTTTTATGGCAAAACTGCACGAGATCGTTTCAAACGTAAAACATTCCGAAACCGATCTGATACAGGTTGAAAATCAGCTCAGGGAATGCGTGGAAAATTCGGCCAGTTCCATGATCGAAATTACGGGCAATATCGATTCCGTTGCAAAGCAGATTGCCAATCAGTCCGCCGTCGTAGATCAGACGGTCAGTTCCGTTACCCGCATTACGGAAAATATCGATATGCTGGAGTCCATGATTCAGGAACAAGTGTCGGGCGTAACGGAAGCGTCCGCTGCGGTTGAACAAATGGTCGGAAACACGAGTGCGGTCAGCAGCACCGTTGAAAAGATGGCGGGAAAATTCAACGAATTGGAATCGTCCGTTACGGACGGACTGCACTATCAGCAGTCGGTGAACGATGCGATCGTTCTGATAGCGCAGCAGTCTTCTGCGCTTATGGAAGTGAATACGGTTATCGCCGATATTGCCGATCAGACGAATCTGCTTTCAATGAACGCGGCGATAGAAGCCGCTCACGCCGGAGACGCCGGAAAGGGATTTTCCGTCGTTGCCGACGAGATTCGCAAACTTTCGGAAACGTCCGCAGCGCAATCGCGCACAATCGGAAACGAACTGAAAAAAATCCTTGCGTCGATCGAAAGCGTCGTGCGCGCGTCGGAAAAATCGAAAGAGGTGTTTACCGCCGTATCGTCGCACATACGGCAGACCGACGAAGTCATCCGCCAGATAAGTTCGGCGATGGAAGAACAGCAAATCGGTTCCAAACAGATTCTCGATTCGCTGCGCATCATGAACGACAGTACGGCGAACGTCGATTCCGCGTCAAAAACGATGGCCGCGGAAAACGAATCTATCCTCGCGGAGATAGAAATGCTGCAGAATACGGCCGCCTCGATTACCTGCAGTACGGAAGAAATGACCGCCGGTGCGGCGTGTATCAATTCGGCCAGCAGCACATTGTCCGATGTTGCCGCGGCCGTGTCAGATTCGATTCAGAGCATTAAAACTGAAATCGATACGTTCAAAATATGA
- a CDS encoding methyl-accepting chemotaxis protein, with product MKLSLKLRVTGSFALILVLTVLVGVAGIMGMRIINKKMTDMYANHTESMPYVAYMIRYYNQLRSTVRGALVFTDQLEQSRKDDDAAEIGFRQALSDFRSRVSDPAVLDSCNELEVAFNEFITYKTGDLRNLINTYAETGNREDLLAAKALIMDQGTVFQTRIGGALDDMLDRKIEMASTENAQCDEIGTLLLMVISGLLFFAVVLSIFIAVNVTNFILHAIGGEPHYAVEMLSRIGNGDLSVHVDVKPHDTSSMLFAVHILSDKLRDILQVIISSCSQISAGAAQISSASQSVSSGASEQAASTEEVSATMEQIASIIKQNADNAEHTSVIAAKAVDSSTRGNQAVSRAVEAMEAIASKINIIEDIANQTNLLALNAAIEAARAGESGKGFAVVASEVRKLSERSQIAASEIKDLSVHSVAVAEESGELISGMVPDIRKTGDLVQEIAAACKEQNTGVQQVTGAIVQMDGVTQQNAASSEQLAAMAEELAAQSQTLQDSIVFFKLETDN from the coding sequence ATGAAATTATCGCTTAAATTACGGGTTACGGGAAGCTTCGCGCTGATTTTAGTACTTACGGTATTGGTCGGTGTCGCGGGCATTATGGGGATGAGAATTATCAATAAAAAAATGACGGACATGTATGCGAATCATACGGAGTCGATGCCGTATGTTGCATACATGATCCGTTATTACAATCAGCTGCGATCGACGGTACGCGGCGCGCTGGTCTTTACCGATCAGTTGGAGCAGTCGCGTAAAGACGACGACGCTGCGGAAATCGGGTTTCGGCAGGCGCTGAGCGATTTTCGCTCAAGGGTTTCGGATCCTGCAGTGCTGGACAGCTGTAACGAACTTGAGGTGGCGTTCAACGAGTTTATCACGTATAAAACGGGCGATTTACGGAATCTGATAAACACGTATGCCGAAACCGGTAATCGAGAGGATCTGCTGGCGGCAAAAGCGCTTATCATGGATCAGGGAACGGTTTTTCAGACGAGGATCGGCGGAGCGTTGGACGACATGCTGGATCGGAAAATTGAAATGGCTTCAACGGAAAACGCGCAGTGCGACGAGATCGGCACGCTGCTGCTTATGGTCATTTCGGGACTCCTGTTCTTTGCCGTAGTTCTCTCCATTTTTATTGCCGTAAACGTTACCAATTTTATTCTGCATGCGATCGGCGGTGAGCCGCATTACGCGGTCGAAATGCTTTCGCGCATCGGCAACGGCGATCTTTCCGTCCATGTCGACGTAAAACCGCACGACACGTCGAGTATGCTGTTTGCCGTACATATCCTGTCGGATAAGTTGCGGGACATTTTACAGGTAATAATCAGCTCCTGTTCGCAAATTTCCGCGGGAGCCGCTCAGATCAGTTCAGCCAGTCAGAGCGTGTCGAGCGGTGCCTCCGAGCAGGCGGCTTCTACGGAAGAAGTGAGCGCCACGATGGAACAGATTGCGTCGATCATCAAACAGAACGCCGATAACGCCGAACATACGTCCGTTATTGCCGCAAAAGCCGTCGACTCGAGTACGCGCGGTAATCAAGCCGTTTCGCGTGCGGTAGAAGCGATGGAAGCTATCGCGTCAAAGATCAATATAATAGAAGATATTGCGAATCAAACGAATCTGCTCGCGCTCAACGCAGCCATAGAAGCCGCGCGTGCCGGAGAGTCGGGGAAAGGTTTTGCCGTCGTGGCGAGCGAAGTCCGTAAATTATCCGAAAGAAGTCAGATCGCCGCGTCGGAAATCAAGGATCTTTCCGTACACAGTGTGGCGGTTGCCGAAGAAAGCGGAGAGCTTATCAGCGGCATGGTTCCCGACATTCGGAAGACCGGCGATCTGGTGCAGGAAATTGCCGCGGCTTGTAAAGAGCAGAATACCGGCGTTCAGCAAGTTACCGGTGCAATCGTGCAAATGGACGGCGTAACGCAGCAGAACGCCGCTTCGTCCGAGCAGCTCGCCGCAATGGCTGAGGAATTGGCCGCGCAGTCGCAAACGCTGCAGGATTCGATCGTTTTTTTCAAATTGGAAACTGATAATTAA
- a CDS encoding HD-GYP domain-containing protein encodes MIVAKDVTMHYREYATVIDQKVHLEYEVKKRTEKLAERQWKTIFAFSAMLEEKSNFTGGHIKRTSGYVSILAKELHKRGTYGEITEDYARLLEQVAPLHDIGKITVPDAILEKCGKLSDEEFEVIKRHAQSGGELIDRNFKEILDPHIYEIAKEVAYFHHEKWDGSGYFGLRGTAIPLSARIMALADVFDALVSERPYKPAFSLSEAFDIIGRGRCSAFDPLLVDVFFGIRKDIEMFYAQCSA; translated from the coding sequence GTGATCGTTGCAAAAGACGTTACGATGCATTACCGTGAATACGCCACCGTCATCGATCAAAAAGTTCACTTGGAATACGAAGTCAAAAAACGTACCGAAAAGTTGGCGGAGCGGCAGTGGAAAACGATCTTTGCGTTTTCCGCCATGCTTGAAGAAAAAAGCAATTTTACCGGCGGCCATATCAAGCGAACCAGCGGCTACGTAAGCATTCTTGCCAAAGAACTGCATAAACGCGGCACGTACGGTGAAATAACCGAAGATTACGCCCGATTGCTTGAACAAGTTGCGCCGCTGCACGATATAGGCAAAATAACGGTACCGGATGCGATCCTCGAAAAATGCGGAAAACTTTCCGACGAGGAATTTGAAGTTATCAAGCGGCACGCGCAAAGCGGCGGTGAATTGATTGACCGTAATTTTAAGGAGATCCTTGATCCGCATATTTATGAGATTGCAAAAGAGGTCGCCTATTTTCATCATGAAAAATGGGACGGCAGCGGCTATTTCGGGCTGAGGGGAACGGCGATTCCGCTGTCCGCCCGCATTATGGCGCTTGCGGACGTATTCGACGCGCTCGTTTCCGAACGTCCGTACAAACCGGCGTTCTCCTTATCGGAAGCGTTCGATATTATCGGCCGCGGTCGGTGCAGCGCGTTCGATCCGCTGCTCGTGGACGTGTTTTTCGGCATCCGCAAAGATATTGAAATGTTTTACGCGCAGTGTTCCGCATGA